Proteins found in one Pantoea cypripedii genomic segment:
- a CDS encoding c-type cytochrome — protein MKTLIATGFAALVAFSAQADSLDTNLLKQGEQVAIASDCQACHTAPGSKTAFSGGYGIASPMGVIYATNITPAKSGIGDYTEAQFSAAVRHGIRADGAQLYPAMPYTSYSMMTDADLHALYYYLMHGVPAVEQHNPQTDLPFPFSLRFSMRFWNMMFANDKMWQNDGSKSAEWNRGNYLVNGLAHCNTCHTPRGFLMQEQQDRPLAGGPLGSWYAPNITSDPVSGIGGWSDDELVQYLKTGRAPGKNQAAGGMAEAVEHSLQYLPESDLHAIAVYLKGTAPIRDEGETQPAYSWGAPMDVENSVRGRNPNNANLSLTNGEALFSGNCASCHQPDGSGSANQAYPSLFHNTATGMRNPNNLIAAILFGVQRNTADHQVLMPGFSSPSYVDKLNDQQVADISNFVLKNYGNPHVTVTAEDVAWVRKGGHPPLLARLQPLMMPGIIGGIILVLAGIALSRIVKRKAKKA, from the coding sequence ATGAAGACGCTAATCGCCACCGGCTTTGCGGCTTTGGTCGCCTTTAGCGCACAGGCCGATTCCCTTGATACCAACCTGCTGAAGCAGGGTGAACAGGTTGCTATCGCGTCAGACTGCCAGGCCTGCCATACCGCACCGGGCAGTAAAACCGCCTTTAGCGGGGGTTATGGTATTGCTTCACCGATGGGGGTGATTTATGCCACCAACATCACGCCAGCCAAAAGTGGTATCGGCGACTATACCGAAGCCCAGTTCTCGGCTGCGGTCCGGCATGGCATACGTGCTGATGGTGCACAACTGTACCCGGCGATGCCTTATACCTCTTACAGCATGATGACCGATGCGGATCTGCATGCCCTGTATTATTACCTGATGCACGGTGTTCCCGCTGTCGAGCAGCATAATCCGCAAACTGACTTGCCGTTCCCGTTCAGCCTGCGTTTTAGTATGCGTTTCTGGAACATGATGTTTGCTAACGACAAAATGTGGCAAAACGATGGCAGCAAAAGTGCGGAATGGAACCGGGGAAATTACCTGGTTAACGGCCTGGCGCACTGTAATACCTGCCATACGCCACGCGGTTTCCTGATGCAGGAGCAGCAGGATCGTCCGCTGGCGGGCGGGCCGTTGGGTAGCTGGTATGCGCCGAATATTACCTCGGACCCGGTAAGCGGTATCGGTGGCTGGAGTGATGACGAGCTGGTGCAATATCTGAAAACTGGTCGTGCGCCGGGTAAAAATCAGGCCGCAGGCGGGATGGCAGAAGCGGTTGAGCACAGCCTGCAATATCTGCCGGAGAGTGATCTGCACGCCATTGCGGTTTACCTGAAAGGGACGGCACCGATTCGTGATGAGGGCGAAACGCAACCGGCATACAGCTGGGGGGCGCCGATGGATGTAGAAAATAGCGTGCGTGGACGTAATCCCAACAATGCTAATCTCTCCCTGACCAACGGCGAAGCGCTATTTAGCGGCAATTGCGCCAGCTGCCACCAGCCCGATGGCTCAGGCAGCGCCAATCAGGCTTATCCCTCGTTGTTCCACAATACCGCCACGGGTATGCGTAATCCGAACAACCTGATTGCCGCTATTCTGTTTGGTGTGCAACGAAATACCGCCGACCATCAGGTGCTGATGCCAGGCTTTAGCTCGCCGTCGTATGTTGATAAGTTGAACGATCAGCAGGTGGCGGATATCAGTAACTTTGTGCTGAAAAACTACGGCAATCCGCATGTTACCGTCACGGCGGAAGATGTTGCCTGGGTACGTAAAGGCGGCCATCCACCGCTGCTTGCGCGCCTGCAACCGCTGATGATGCCGGGTATCATCGGGGGGATTATCCTGGTGCTGGCGGGAATTGCTCTCAGCCGGATTGTGAAACGAAAAGCCAAAAAGGCATAA